Proteins encoded by one window of Flagellimonas lutaonensis:
- a CDS encoding bifunctional folylpolyglutamate synthase/dihydrofolate synthase: MTYEKTVEWMFAQLPMYQQKGPSALNAKLDNIKAFAEKLGSPERKFKSIHVGGTNGKGSCSHMLASVLQEAGYKVGLYTSPHLKDFRERIKINGAPISKSDVIRFIERNRAFLDKNKLSFFEMTVGMAFDNFANEGVDIAIIEVGLGGRLDSTNIIKPEVSLITNIGYDHMQFLGNTLEKIALEKAGIIKRRVPVVIGETQPETEAVFRLMAAQKKSDIVFADQMAIQVYETDLLGSYQKKNQAAVVACLNMLEGFEITEKNMANGLKKVIENTQFMGRWHVLQNNPTVVCDTAHNREGINAVLEQIGQNDFRKLHMVLGFVADKDLDAILPLFPKQAEYYFVKPSVPRGLDQDELALMANEVGLAGTSFKTVSLGLEAAQKAAQKGDFIFVGGSTFVVAEVV, encoded by the coding sequence GTGACCTACGAGAAAACGGTGGAGTGGATGTTTGCCCAGCTTCCTATGTACCAGCAAAAAGGGCCTTCTGCGCTCAATGCCAAACTAGACAACATAAAGGCCTTCGCAGAAAAATTGGGCTCCCCAGAAAGAAAGTTCAAGAGCATCCATGTCGGAGGAACCAACGGAAAAGGCTCCTGTAGCCATATGCTCGCCTCGGTTTTGCAAGAAGCGGGGTACAAGGTCGGACTCTACACTTCACCACATTTAAAAGACTTTAGAGAGCGAATCAAAATAAATGGGGCTCCCATTTCCAAAAGCGATGTTATACGGTTTATAGAACGGAACAGGGCTTTTTTGGACAAAAATAAGCTCTCTTTTTTTGAGATGACCGTGGGAATGGCCTTTGATAACTTTGCCAATGAGGGGGTTGATATTGCCATAATAGAAGTGGGATTGGGCGGCAGGCTTGATTCTACCAATATCATAAAGCCAGAGGTTTCCCTAATTACCAACATAGGTTACGACCATATGCAGTTTTTGGGCAATACCTTAGAGAAAATAGCACTTGAGAAAGCAGGTATCATCAAAAGGCGAGTACCTGTTGTAATTGGCGAAACCCAACCAGAGACCGAAGCTGTGTTTAGGTTGATGGCCGCCCAAAAGAAGTCGGACATTGTTTTTGCCGACCAAATGGCCATACAGGTATATGAAACCGATTTGTTGGGGTCTTACCAGAAGAAGAACCAAGCAGCGGTGGTAGCCTGTTTGAATATGCTGGAAGGCTTTGAGATTACTGAGAAGAACATGGCAAACGGTTTAAAAAAGGTAATCGAGAACACACAATTCATGGGGCGATGGCATGTTTTACAGAACAACCCAACCGTGGTTTGCGATACGGCACATAATAGGGAAGGAATAAACGCCGTGTTGGAACAGATTGGCCAAAATGACTTTAGAAAACTGCATATGGTATTGGGGTTTGTCGCCGATAAAGATCTTGATGCCATTTTGCCCCTATTTCCGAAACAGGCCGAATATTATTTTGTAAAACCTTCTGTGCCAAGGGGGCTCGATCAAGACGAACTCGCCCTTATGGCAAATGAAGTGGGTTTGGCCGGCACATCTTTCAAAACGGTGTCATTGGGGCTTGAGGCTGCACAAAAAGCGGCCCAGAAAGGGGATTTTATTTTTGTGGGCGGAAGCACTTTCGTCGTAGCTGAGGTAGTCTGA
- a CDS encoding ExbD/TolR family protein has translation MKLKGRNKVSPEFSMSSMTDIVFLLLIFFMLTSNAPNALDLLLPKAKGKSTNTQNVSVTIDKDLRYYVNNEQINGEYIEIELKKALEGQEKPTIILRAEESVAIREAVNVMDIANRNNYKVILAVRPK, from the coding sequence ATGAAACTGAAAGGTAGAAACAAGGTCAGTCCAGAGTTCAGCATGTCGTCGATGACAGACATTGTATTTCTTTTGCTGATTTTCTTTATGCTGACCTCAAACGCCCCCAATGCCCTAGATCTTTTACTGCCAAAGGCCAAGGGCAAGTCGACCAATACACAGAACGTTTCGGTTACCATCGATAAGGATTTGAGATACTACGTGAACAACGAGCAGATCAACGGAGAATACATTGAAATTGAATTAAAAAAAGCACTTGAAGGCCAAGAAAAGCCAACAATCATCCTACGGGCAGAAGAAAGCGTTGCCATTAGGGAAGCGGTGAATGTGATGGATATCGCAAACCGCAACAATTACAAGGTCATCTTGGCCGTGCGGCCCAAGTAA
- a CDS encoding MotA/TolQ/ExbB proton channel family protein: protein MLLFQDLEEGAELGVSISEEKTLSVIDLIFNGGTGSIVIISVLFAMLAVALYIYFERLLAIKAASKIDKNFMNQIRDHVMSGKLEAAKLLCAQTDSPVARLTEKGISRIGKPLEDINVAIENAGTLEVYKLEKNVSILATVAGAAPMIGFLGTVIGMILAFHQMASSGGQAEMGLLASGIYTAMTTTVAGLIVGIIAYIGYNHLVNRTDKVVHKMEANAVEFLDLLNEPV, encoded by the coding sequence ATGCTATTATTTCAAGATTTGGAAGAAGGGGCTGAATTGGGCGTATCCATTTCAGAAGAAAAAACACTGTCAGTTATCGATCTTATCTTTAACGGCGGTACAGGGAGCATAGTGATTATTTCTGTGCTGTTCGCTATGCTGGCCGTGGCTTTGTACATTTATTTCGAAAGGCTTTTGGCCATCAAGGCGGCTTCAAAGATCGACAAGAATTTCATGAACCAGATTCGCGACCATGTGATGAGCGGCAAACTTGAAGCGGCCAAATTACTTTGTGCACAGACCGACTCACCGGTGGCCCGTTTGACGGAGAAAGGGATTTCGCGCATAGGAAAGCCCTTGGAAGACATCAATGTGGCCATAGAGAACGCTGGCACACTGGAAGTGTACAAGCTTGAAAAGAACGTGAGCATATTGGCTACTGTGGCCGGTGCAGCACCCATGATAGGTTTCTTGGGGACTGTTATTGGCATGATTTTGGCATTTCACCAAATGGCCAGTAGTGGCGGGCAGGCAGAAATGGGGCTATTGGCCTCTGGTATCTATACTGCCATGACCACTACGGTAGCCGGTTTGATTGTGGGCATTATTGCCTATATCGGCTACAACCACTTGGTGAACCGAACCGATAAGGTGGTACACAAGATGGAGGCCAACGCGGTCGAGTTTTTAGATTTATTGAACGAACCCGTTTAA
- the nhaD gene encoding sodium:proton antiporter NhaD, translating into METIIIIVFLAGYLAITLEHNLKIDKLIPALAMMAILWAIIALAHLDVFEVNAQLKELEPTHIDEILLHHLGKTAEILVFLLGAMTIVEIIDYFDGFATIKGYIKTRSKTKLLWIFSILAFILSAIIDNLTATIVLVTILQKVIRDRETRLWFAGLIIINANAGGAWSPIGDVTTTMLWIAEKVEAASLVKRVLLPAVFCTVVPTLIASRFKVFRGHIDADVEETEAPKSKFGPTMLYLGLGSIVFVPFFKTITHLPPYVGMMLSLAIVATFAEIYSNAKFSISSAIDEGHAESSHHSPVHTALTKIELPSILFFLGILLAVAALESLGILFNYAESLNEAIPQTDIVVMLLGIGSAVIDNVPLVAASMGMFSEPTDHPLWHFIAYSAGTGGSMLIIGSAAGVVAMGMEKIDFFWYLRKIAWLAFVGFVAGALVFILMRDFMF; encoded by the coding sequence ATGGAAACCATAATCATAATTGTTTTTCTTGCAGGCTATTTGGCCATTACCCTAGAGCACAATCTAAAAATTGATAAACTGATTCCTGCACTGGCGATGATGGCAATTCTTTGGGCCATAATTGCCCTTGCCCATCTCGATGTGTTTGAGGTAAACGCCCAGCTCAAAGAGCTGGAACCCACCCATATCGATGAAATATTGCTTCATCATTTGGGCAAGACTGCTGAGATTTTGGTCTTCTTGTTAGGGGCCATGACCATTGTGGAAATAATTGATTATTTTGATGGTTTTGCCACCATTAAGGGCTATATAAAGACACGGAGCAAAACAAAGCTGTTATGGATATTTTCCATTTTGGCCTTTATATTATCAGCCATTATCGATAACCTTACCGCTACCATTGTTTTGGTGACCATTTTACAAAAAGTTATCAGGGATAGGGAAACACGCCTATGGTTTGCAGGCCTTATTATTATCAATGCAAATGCAGGGGGTGCTTGGTCGCCCATCGGTGACGTAACGACTACAATGCTCTGGATTGCCGAGAAGGTCGAGGCGGCCTCTTTGGTAAAACGGGTGCTTTTGCCAGCTGTCTTCTGCACGGTAGTGCCTACATTGATTGCCAGTAGGTTCAAAGTGTTTAGAGGGCACATTGATGCAGATGTTGAAGAAACTGAGGCACCAAAATCAAAATTTGGCCCTACCATGCTGTATTTGGGGCTGGGGTCTATTGTTTTTGTGCCCTTCTTCAAGACCATTACACATTTGCCCCCTTATGTGGGCATGATGCTCTCATTGGCCATAGTGGCGACTTTTGCTGAGATATACAGTAATGCCAAGTTCAGTATCAGTTCTGCCATTGACGAAGGCCATGCCGAATCTTCGCACCATAGCCCCGTACATACGGCCTTGACCAAGATAGAGCTCCCCAGTATCCTGTTTTTCTTGGGAATATTGTTGGCGGTAGCCGCATTGGAATCACTGGGCATTCTATTCAACTATGCCGAGAGCCTGAACGAAGCCATTCCGCAGACCGATATAGTGGTCATGTTATTGGGTATTGGATCGGCCGTTATCGACAATGTGCCGTTGGTGGCCGCCAGTATGGGTATGTTCTCTGAGCCGACGGACCATCCATTGTGGCACTTTATAGCCTATTCGGCCGGTACCGGTGGAAGTATGCTGATCATAGGTTCAGCTGCCGGTGTGGTGGCCATGGGAATGGAGAAAATCGATTTCTTTTGGTACCTGAGAAAAATTGCCTGGTTGGCATTCGTAGGATTTGTCGCAGGGGCACTCGTATTCATTTTGATGCGCGATTTTATGTTCTAG
- a CDS encoding acyl-CoA dehydrogenase: MNFTLSEEQLMIQQAARDFAQTELLPGVIERDEKQEFPKEQVRKMGELGFMGMMVDPKYGGSGLDTLSYVLVMEELSKIDASASVIVSVNNSLVCWGLEAFGTEEQKQKYLTRLATGEVIGAFCLSEPEAGSDATSQKTTAIDKGDHYILNGTKNWITNGGSADIYLVMAQTDVDKGHKGINALIVEKGMEGFEIGPKENKLGIRGSDTHSLIFNDVKVPKENRIGEDGFGFKFAMKTLEGGRIGIAAQALGIAAGAYELSLKYSKERKAFGTEIANHQAIAFKLADMQTKIQAARYLVYKAACDKDNGENYGLSSAMAKLNASEVAMHTTVEAVQIHGGNGYVKEYHVERLMRDAKITQIYEGTSEIQKIVISRNILRD; this comes from the coding sequence ATGAATTTTACACTTTCCGAAGAACAATTGATGATACAGCAGGCCGCGCGCGATTTCGCGCAGACCGAATTGCTACCGGGTGTCATCGAACGCGACGAAAAACAAGAGTTCCCCAAAGAACAAGTAAGAAAAATGGGGGAACTGGGCTTTATGGGTATGATGGTCGACCCTAAATATGGCGGCAGTGGACTGGATACCCTCTCTTATGTATTGGTAATGGAAGAGCTTTCAAAAATCGATGCATCGGCCTCAGTAATCGTGTCGGTGAACAACTCATTGGTCTGCTGGGGATTGGAAGCCTTCGGAACAGAAGAACAAAAACAAAAATACCTCACCCGCCTGGCCACTGGCGAGGTAATCGGGGCATTCTGCCTCTCTGAACCTGAAGCGGGCAGTGATGCCACCTCACAAAAGACCACCGCTATTGACAAAGGCGACCATTATATCTTGAACGGCACCAAAAACTGGATCACCAATGGCGGATCGGCCGATATATATCTGGTCATGGCCCAGACCGATGTTGATAAAGGGCACAAGGGCATCAACGCCCTGATCGTGGAAAAGGGCATGGAGGGTTTTGAAATAGGCCCTAAAGAGAACAAATTGGGCATTCGCGGCAGTGACACCCATTCGTTGATCTTTAACGATGTAAAAGTGCCCAAAGAAAACCGGATCGGTGAAGATGGTTTCGGTTTCAAATTTGCCATGAAAACATTGGAAGGGGGCCGAATAGGTATTGCGGCACAAGCCTTGGGCATTGCTGCGGGCGCTTATGAGCTTTCCTTAAAATATTCAAAAGAACGCAAAGCGTTCGGCACCGAGATTGCCAACCACCAGGCCATTGCCTTTAAATTGGCCGATATGCAAACCAAAATTCAAGCGGCCCGCTACTTGGTCTACAAGGCCGCATGCGATAAAGACAATGGTGAAAATTATGGGCTCTCGAGTGCCATGGCCAAGTTGAATGCTTCAGAAGTGGCCATGCACACGACCGTTGAGGCGGTGCAGATACATGGTGGTAATGGGTATGTAAAAGAATATCACGTGGAACGGTTGATGCGCGATGCCAAGATCACACAGATCTATGAAGGCACTTCTGAAATTCAGAAAATCGTTATTTCAAGGAATATTCTGAGGGACTAA